A single Oryza brachyantha chromosome 8, ObraRS2, whole genome shotgun sequence DNA region contains:
- the LOC121055202 gene encoding uncharacterized protein LOC121055202: MPEDEEDLTLTQELLIHRNAQEASVILNSLNPKEFNKIELLEGKLGRFMMEDDETPQEMYDQMMVIVNKFRGLRSEDMTDHVVVKRLLRAISPRNPILVTLICESNGFKRMTPSDVLSRIISHELLEEEAKEVKKYATNAVQAKDKEVAFKAKKTSLKLQEKRSSGSDTDCPKLAKNKEGKGKTKYFKRRLGRARIGEEWFSSDNESDKEEKPKSSDSKSKGVATVAISSSSMERLFSNLSDDDNDHIPLCLMAQGRKPALIHIAKLMKVLEEKECSLERQEDLLIQERMENDSLEKVLAEKDEKLIELSKELMLANQTVTNLKDVNEILEKTILSMNVRQNGLENEIDNLKRNLSNSKDNTIVNTILECEKCKTIDLSVVETNDAALEELKKENERLETLVKFGCIRTYQSKEALFKTITTHHNKDKRGLGYSPNINTSSKRVMINGKSCLVFVKEGESKVEEEGKMSTEAYSSGGSSWVIDSGCTNHMTGERNMFTLLDKDSRDCDDIIFGDDSKGKGIKHEFSAPYDPPQNRIVERKNRTLIEMARTMLDEYKTPDVFWAKAVNTACHSLNRLYLHKLLKKTAYELLISKKPNVSYFRVFGCKCFILSKRPRSSKFPSKVDEGFLLGYEANARAYRVFNKTIDIVEVSRDVK; encoded by the exons ATGccggaagatgaagaagatctcaCTCTGACACAAGAGCTTCTCATCCACCGCAATGCTCAAGAGGCAAGCGTGATTCTCAACTCTTTGAACCCGAAGGAATTCAACAAG atcGAACTTCTTGAAGGGAAGCTTGGGAGGTTCATGATGGAGGATGACGAAACACCTCAAGAGATGTATGACCAGATGATGGTTATTGTAAACAAGTTCCGTGGCCTTAGAAGTGAAGATATGACGGATCATGTGGTGGTGAAGCGCTTGCTCCGGGCCATCTCACCAAGGAACCCTATCTTGGTGACTTTGATCTGTGAGTCAAACGGTTTCAAGAGAATGACTCCAAGTGACGTGCTCTCAAGGATCATCTCGCATGAACTCttggaggaagaagccaaGGAAGTCAAAAAGTACGCCACAAATGCCGTCCAAGCCAAGGACAAGGAGGTTGCATTCAAGGCAAAGAAGACTAGCCTCAAGCTTCAAGAAAAGAGATCAAGTGGCTCGGACA CGGATTGCCCCAAGCTCGCTAAGAACAAGGAGGGCAAGGGCAAGACCAAGTACTTCAAGAGAAGGCTCGGGAGAGCTCGCATTGGTGAAGAGTGGTTCTCAAGCGACAATGAGAGCGACAAAGAAGAGAAGCCCAAGTCAAGCGACTCCAAAAGCAAAGGCGTCGCTACCGTGGCTATATCTTCATCAAGCATGGAGCGACTCTTCTCCAACTtgagcgacgacgacaacgatcATATACCGTTGTGCCTCATGGCGCAAGGGCGCAAG CCCGCTCTCATTCATATTGCTAAACTCATGAAAGTTCTAGAAGAGAAGGAATGCTCTCTTGAGAGGCAAGAGGATCTCCTTATTCAAGAGAGGATGGAAAATGACTCTCTTGAAAAGGTCCTTGCCGAAAAAGATGAGAAGTTGATTGAGTTGTCTAAGGAACTCATGCTAGCAAATCAAACCGTAACCAATCTTAAGGATGTCAATGAAATTCTTGAGAAAACCATTTTGTCCATGAATGTGAGGCAAAATGGTCTTGAAaatgaaattgacaatctTAAGCGCAACCTCTCCAACTCTAAAGACAACACAATAGTCAATACCATACTTGAAtgtgagaaatgcaaaactattgaCTTAAGTGTTGTTGAGACTAACGATGCAGCTCTCGAggagttgaagaaggagaatgagaGGTTGGAGACATTGGTAAAGTTCGGATGCATTCGAACTTATCAATCCAAAGAAGCCCTCTTCAAGACCATCACCACACATCACAATAAGGATAAGCGTGGTCTTGGATATTCCCCCAACATAAATACTAGCTCAAAAAGGGTCATGATCAATGGTAAATCATGCCTAGTGTTTGTGAAGGAAGGGGAGTCCAAGGTTGAAGAGGAAGGTAAAATGAGCACTGAG GCATACTCCTCCGGTGGTTCAAGTTGGGTGATCGATAGCGGATGCACTAATCATATGACTGGAGAAAGGAATATGTTTACTTTACTCGACAAGGACAGCAGAGATTGCGACGACATAATCTTCGGAGATGATAGCAAAGGAAAG GGAATCAAGCACGAGTTCTCCGCTCCCTATGATCCCCCTCAAAATAGGAttgtggagaggaagaaccgAACACTCATTGAGATGGCCCGGACAATGCTTGATGAATACAAGACACCGGATGTCTTTTGGGCCAAAGCCGTCAACACCGCTTGCCACTCCCTCAACCGTTTATACCTCCACAAGCTTCTCAAGAAAACTGCATATGAACTTCTAATCagtaaaaagccaaacgtatcctactttcgtgtctttggttgcaaatgctTCATTCTTAGCAAAAGACCTAGATCTTCTAAGTTTCCTTCCAAAGTAGATGAAGGGTTCTTATTAGGATACGAAGCAAACGCACGTGCCTACCGAGTCTTCAACAAAACCATCGATATTGTTGAGGTCTCAAGGGATGTGAAGTGA